Proteins encoded within one genomic window of Polaribacter sp. NJDZ03:
- the ruvX gene encoding Holliday junction resolvase RuvX: protein MGKILAIDFGKKRTGIAVTDELQIIASGLTTVNTDDLIPFLKKYISENQVELFIVGKPKQMNNSDSESEALILPFLKKLEKQIPQIPLLRIDERFTSKMAFQTMIDGGLNKKQRRNKALVDEISATIILQSYLYNK, encoded by the coding sequence TTGGGTAAAATTCTCGCCATCGATTTTGGCAAAAAAAGAACAGGTATTGCAGTTACAGACGAACTGCAAATTATTGCCTCTGGTTTAACTACGGTAAATACAGATGATTTAATTCCATTTCTAAAAAAATATATTTCAGAGAATCAGGTAGAACTTTTTATCGTAGGAAAACCGAAACAGATGAATAATTCCGACAGTGAAAGCGAAGCATTGATACTACCCTTTCTAAAAAAATTAGAAAAACAAATACCTCAAATTCCATTGTTAAGAATTGACGAACGTTTTACCTCTAAAATGGCTTTTCAAACGATGATTGATGGTGGCTTAAATAAAAAGCAACGCAGAAACAAGGCTTTAGTTGATGAAATTAGCGCTACCATAATTTTACAGTCTTATTTATACAATAAGTAA
- a CDS encoding glycosyltransferase family 25 protein has translation MISHKVYYINLDKSTDRKNFMENQFKELNIPITRISAVHGKELAPNLLKKEKSKHNILAHYPFPNDGEIGICLTHFKLWDFLSKQPEDFSIVLEDDAQINNDFFKDLELLLEKITTDDFIDISGKKGFYSLEKNDLLNTFLMPPVLMIGQIIGKNAAKKLSDNLSGYYAPIDVMKQDVYKHKVKLYSTNKQYVFSIDKKIGGSTIQQNNMIIWKKAIREIIRPFWQVLTLFTYKLNRCIRNYIFYKKN, from the coding sequence ATGATTTCACACAAAGTATACTACATAAATTTAGATAAAAGTACAGATCGTAAAAATTTTATGGAAAATCAATTTAAAGAATTGAATATTCCTATTACAAGAATATCTGCTGTTCATGGTAAGGAATTAGCCCCTAATCTTCTTAAAAAAGAAAAAAGTAAACACAATATTTTAGCACATTACCCTTTTCCTAATGATGGTGAAATTGGAATTTGTTTAACGCATTTTAAACTTTGGGACTTTCTTTCTAAACAACCAGAAGATTTTTCAATTGTTTTAGAAGATGATGCTCAAATTAATAATGATTTCTTTAAGGATTTAGAACTATTATTAGAAAAAATAACTACAGATGATTTCATAGATATCTCAGGAAAAAAAGGGTTCTATTCATTAGAAAAAAATGATTTACTTAATACCTTTTTAATGCCTCCTGTTCTAATGATTGGACAAATTATAGGTAAAAATGCTGCTAAAAAATTATCTGATAATTTAAGTGGTTACTATGCTCCCATCGATGTAATGAAACAAGATGTTTACAAACATAAAGTGAAGTTATATTCTACAAATAAACAATATGTATTTAGTATTGATAAAAAAATCGGCGGTAGTACGATTCAGCAAAACAACATGATTATTTGGAAAAAAGCGATCAGAGAGATAATTCGCCCTTTTTGGCAAGTTCTAACCTTGTTCACCTACAAGCTAAATAGATGTATTAGAAATTATATTTTCTACAAAAAAAATTAG
- a CDS encoding LysE family translocator: MGIENFIAFMFSALFFVITPGIDTVFVLNKSIGQGRKSGIHAALGINAGVLTHTFLGALGLTVLISKSDFAFDVIKYVGFLYLVSVGFLKLKNSKKVMDLGDENTTQKKGKSDFWSGFLTNTLNPKVALFFLAFFPQFINPLEIENPVPFILLGLTFALIGTIWYLGLSFFASLFSQKLQSNPSFNVWLNKISGFVFILMAFSILLS, encoded by the coding sequence ATGGGAATAGAGAATTTTATAGCTTTTATGTTTAGTGCGTTATTTTTTGTGATTACTCCGGGCATCGATACCGTATTTGTTTTAAACAAATCTATTGGTCAGGGCAGAAAATCTGGAATACATGCTGCTTTGGGTATTAATGCAGGTGTATTAACACATACTTTTTTAGGTGCTTTGGGGTTGACTGTGTTAATTTCTAAATCTGATTTTGCTTTTGATGTGATAAAATATGTTGGTTTTTTGTATTTAGTATCCGTTGGTTTTTTAAAGCTTAAAAACAGTAAGAAGGTAATGGATTTGGGTGATGAAAATACGACTCAAAAAAAAGGTAAAAGTGATTTTTGGTCTGGCTTTTTAACCAATACGTTAAACCCGAAAGTTGCATTATTCTTTTTGGCTTTCTTTCCGCAGTTTATCAATCCATTAGAAATAGAAAACCCAGTACCCTTTATTTTATTAGGTTTAACATTTGCCTTAATTGGTACAATTTGGTATTTAGGATTGTCTTTTTTTGCAAGTCTTTTTTCTCAAAAACTACAGAGCAACCCCAGTTTTAATGTATGGCTAAATAAAATTAGTGGTTTTGTTTTTATACTGATGGCATTTTCAATTTTACTAAGCTAA
- a CDS encoding DUF5606 domain-containing protein, with protein MEFNKIIAVTGKPGLFQVISQSKNAVIAESLVEKKRVAINAAQNVSLLENIAIYTYEEDVPLLNIFTSMYEKTEGKEALSHKESSKNLTAFFSEVLPGYDEERVYASNIKKVIQWFNMLVKAGMEFPKVEEVAAEETEKE; from the coding sequence ATGGAATTTAACAAAATTATTGCCGTAACTGGTAAACCTGGATTATTTCAAGTAATCTCACAATCTAAAAATGCAGTAATCGCAGAATCTTTAGTAGAAAAAAAACGTGTGGCAATTAATGCTGCTCAAAACGTTAGCTTGTTAGAAAACATAGCAATTTACACGTATGAAGAAGACGTACCTTTATTAAACATTTTTACTTCTATGTATGAAAAAACAGAAGGTAAAGAAGCGTTATCTCATAAAGAAAGTAGTAAAAATTTAACTGCTTTTTTCTCTGAGGTTTTACCTGGTTATGATGAAGAAAGAGTGTATGCTTCTAACATTAAAAAAGTAATTCAGTGGTTTAATATGTTAGTAAAAGCAGGTATGGAGTTCCCTAAAGTAGAAGAAGTTGCTGCTGAAGAAACGGAAAAGGAGTAA
- a CDS encoding CCA tRNA nucleotidyltransferase has protein sequence MQKQFFKEAISSEIFNVISKASKELQIESYVIGGYVRDFFLKRGNSKDIDVVAVGSGIELAQKVSKLLPNKPKVQVFKTYGTAMLRYNDIEIEFVGARKESYSEDSRNPDVTEGSLQDDQNRRDLTINALALSLNEDDFGALLDPFNGIEDLKNKVIKTPLNPDITYSDDPLRMMRAIRFTTQLNFNIDTESLEAISRNAYRLKIITRERIVDELNKILSSPIPSIGFLLLEKTDLLKQILPELLALKGVEEVEGQKHKDNFYHTLEVVDNISENTEDVWLRWAALLHDIGKAPTKKFSKKVGWTFHAHEFVGSKMVYKLFKRLKMPMNNKMKFVQKMVMLSSRPIVLATEVTDSAVRRLVFDAGDDINSLMTLCEADITTKNPKKFKRYHQNFELVRIKIKEVEERDQVRNFQPPVTGEEIMEAFNLKPCREIGQIKEAIKEAILEGEIPNEKQASYDFMIEKGLQLGLTQI, from the coding sequence ATGCAAAAGCAATTCTTCAAAGAAGCAATTTCCTCAGAAATATTTAATGTTATATCTAAAGCATCCAAAGAGTTACAAATAGAAAGTTATGTAATTGGCGGCTATGTACGTGATTTTTTCTTAAAAAGAGGAAACTCTAAAGATATTGATGTAGTAGCAGTTGGTAGTGGAATTGAGTTGGCTCAAAAAGTTTCTAAACTATTACCGAATAAACCTAAAGTACAGGTTTTTAAAACCTACGGAACAGCAATGTTACGTTATAACGATATAGAAATAGAGTTTGTGGGTGCTAGAAAAGAATCTTATTCTGAAGATAGTAGAAACCCAGATGTTACAGAAGGTAGTTTACAAGACGATCAAAATAGAAGAGATTTAACGATTAATGCCTTGGCTTTAAGTTTAAATGAAGATGATTTTGGTGCTTTATTAGACCCTTTCAATGGAATAGAGGACTTGAAAAATAAGGTAATTAAAACACCTTTAAACCCTGATATTACCTATTCGGATGATCCTTTAAGGATGATGCGTGCCATACGTTTTACTACGCAGTTAAATTTTAATATTGATACTGAATCTTTAGAGGCAATTTCTAGAAATGCATATCGATTAAAAATTATTACTAGAGAAAGAATTGTTGATGAACTAAATAAAATTTTATCATCGCCAATACCTTCTATTGGTTTTTTATTGTTGGAAAAAACAGATTTGTTAAAGCAAATTTTGCCAGAATTACTAGCACTAAAAGGAGTAGAGGAAGTAGAAGGACAGAAACATAAAGATAATTTTTATCATACCTTAGAGGTGGTAGATAATATTTCTGAAAATACAGAAGATGTTTGGTTAAGGTGGGCTGCTTTATTACACGACATTGGAAAAGCACCAACTAAAAAATTTAGTAAAAAAGTAGGTTGGACTTTTCATGCACACGAATTTGTAGGTTCTAAAATGGTGTATAAGTTATTCAAGCGCTTAAAAATGCCTATGAATAACAAAATGAAATTTGTTCAGAAAATGGTTATGCTAAGTTCTAGACCTATTGTTTTGGCTACTGAAGTTACAGATTCTGCCGTAAGGCGTTTGGTTTTTGATGCTGGCGATGATATCAATTCTTTAATGACGTTATGTGAGGCAGATATTACTACTAAAAATCCAAAGAAATTTAAACGTTACCATCAGAATTTTGAGTTGGTAAGAATCAAAATAAAAGAAGTAGAAGAAAGAGATCAAGTACGTAATTTTCAACCTCCCGTTACTGGAGAAGAGATTATGGAAGCTTTTAACTTAAAACCTTGTAGAGAAATAGGTCAAATTAAAGAAGCTATAAAAGAAGCTATTTTAGAAGGAGAAATACCAAATGAAAAGCAGGCTTCTTATGATTTTATGATTGAAAAAGGGTTACAACTAGGGTTGACGCAAATTTAG
- a CDS encoding LTA synthase family protein, translating to MTLTLFYLFDLGYYEYLAIRLDASSLRFLGNLKISTQVLVESYPIYKGLIGLLILCFIIYKYAGFIYNVFTKTHQEITKKVKAVIVILTVLVLSFGIYNSITHYPLRWSEAFFSKNTTINQFALNPVLYFFDSFSFRSEGANIEKFKTYYPVIAKHLNLPKDTINFAKKVTFKEPYSKKPNVIYVMLESTGTATLSLYGNPLNCSPKIDSIIKESLSFSKFYVHKPGTAASVFASVTGLPDIEDVKTASRNPMIIDQRIIFDQYKGYEKQYFIGGSANWANIRGVFQSNVKDLQIFEEGSFDEENRADVWGIDDYDLFKEADKEFKKLHDSCKPFVAYIQTATNHMPFTVPDQKESFKPILEDEIDEETLLKGGFRSLGQLNGIRYLDFNVARFLERAKEAGYYDNTIFAFFGDHRGGMKKLNFLKNNQDDLGIQVHNVPFFIHAPKYIKPQVVDKYAKLIDVFPTATSLAKVDYTNYTLGRDLLDSTSINTAAFVYLQSKGEKGVGVLKDNFYYEKTNISKKTGLYSLEANTVKDIQLENPKVAKQMDSLLSAYYYTTKYLYFNNKKLPKPTTVD from the coding sequence TTGACTTTAACGTTATTTTACCTGTTCGACCTTGGGTATTATGAGTATTTAGCAATAAGACTAGATGCTTCTTCTCTTCGATTTTTAGGTAACTTAAAAATATCTACTCAAGTTTTAGTAGAAAGTTACCCTATTTACAAAGGACTTATAGGGTTGTTAATTCTATGTTTTATCATCTATAAATATGCGGGGTTTATATATAATGTATTTACAAAAACGCATCAAGAAATTACTAAAAAAGTAAAAGCAGTAATTGTTATCCTAACCGTACTCGTTTTATCTTTTGGTATCTATAACAGTATTACCCATTATCCTTTGCGCTGGAGTGAGGCTTTTTTCTCTAAAAACACCACTATAAATCAATTTGCTTTAAACCCTGTTTTATATTTCTTTGATAGTTTTTCATTTAGAAGTGAAGGTGCTAATATTGAAAAATTTAAAACCTATTATCCCGTAATCGCAAAACACTTAAACTTACCAAAAGACACTATAAATTTTGCAAAGAAAGTAACCTTTAAAGAACCTTATAGTAAGAAACCAAATGTAATTTATGTAATGCTAGAGTCTACCGGAACTGCAACATTAAGTTTATACGGAAATCCATTAAACTGTAGCCCTAAAATAGATTCTATTATAAAAGAAAGTTTAAGTTTCTCTAAATTCTACGTTCATAAACCAGGAACTGCAGCAAGCGTTTTTGCAAGTGTTACTGGCTTACCAGATATAGAAGATGTAAAAACAGCTTCTAGAAACCCTATGATTATAGATCAACGTATTATTTTTGATCAATATAAAGGATATGAAAAGCAATATTTTATAGGTGGATCTGCAAATTGGGCTAATATAAGAGGCGTATTTCAATCTAATGTAAAAGATTTACAAATCTTTGAAGAAGGTAGTTTTGATGAAGAAAACAGAGCCGATGTTTGGGGTATTGATGATTACGACTTATTTAAGGAGGCTGATAAAGAATTTAAAAAATTACATGATAGCTGTAAACCTTTTGTTGCTTACATTCAAACTGCAACAAACCACATGCCTTTTACTGTACCAGACCAAAAAGAAAGTTTTAAACCAATATTAGAAGATGAAATAGACGAAGAAACTTTGTTAAAAGGAGGTTTTAGGTCTTTAGGTCAATTAAATGGAATTAGATATTTAGATTTTAACGTTGCACGTTTTTTAGAAAGAGCGAAAGAAGCAGGTTATTATGATAATACTATTTTTGCCTTTTTTGGTGATCATAGAGGTGGTATGAAAAAACTAAATTTCTTAAAAAATAATCAAGACGATTTAGGAATACAAGTACACAATGTGCCCTTTTTTATTCATGCTCCAAAGTATATAAAACCTCAAGTAGTTGATAAATATGCTAAATTAATAGACGTATTTCCTACAGCAACAAGTTTAGCAAAAGTAGACTATACCAATTATACACTAGGACGAGATCTATTAGACAGCACAAGTATAAATACTGCTGCCTTTGTGTATCTACAAAGCAAAGGAGAAAAAGGAGTTGGTGTATTAAAAGATAATTTTTATTACGAAAAAACAAACATCTCTAAAAAAACTGGGTTGTACAGTTTAGAAGCAAATACCGTAAAAGATATTCAGTTAGAGAATCCTAAAGTTGCAAAACAAATGGATAGCCTTTTATCTGCTTACTATTACACAACTAAGTATTTATACTTTAATAACAAGAAACTACCTAAACCTACAACTGTAGACTAA
- a CDS encoding Stealth CR1 domain-containing protein has protein sequence MLIDAVITWVDGNDSDHKKKVRKFISKELSNSKDIRTKLDQVNEIEFAVKSILKYAKFVRNIYIVTDNQTPGFLKDKEKSSKEFPNVIIVDHKVIFEGNEECLPVFNSISIETLLFKIPSLAEHFIYFNDDFFLKKHTKITDFFIEGKPIIRGHWSPFYDNIWHKKLKKIFLKIINKKQNTAYKHRKGLQKSAEFLNFDNYFFTEHTPTSIRKSTLDSFFSKNKTLLNSNIKHRFRSPNQFVMHSLANHLEIKNNTFVLKNDYQLVYFQNYKKPFWWIKNKLKRAEKDQNKLFLCMQSLDQCPEEKLIYIKKWLQNKYE, from the coding sequence ATGTTAATTGATGCAGTAATTACTTGGGTTGATGGGAACGATTCTGACCATAAGAAAAAAGTAAGAAAATTTATATCTAAAGAATTATCTAATTCAAAAGATATTAGAACAAAATTAGACCAAGTTAATGAAATTGAGTTTGCTGTAAAATCAATTTTAAAATATGCTAAATTTGTAAGGAACATCTATATTGTTACAGATAACCAAACACCAGGTTTTTTAAAAGACAAAGAAAAATCTTCAAAAGAATTCCCGAATGTTATTATTGTAGATCATAAAGTTATTTTTGAAGGAAATGAGGAATGTTTACCTGTATTTAATTCCATATCTATTGAAACACTTTTATTTAAAATCCCGTCTTTAGCAGAGCATTTTATTTATTTTAACGATGATTTTTTTTTAAAAAAACACACAAAAATAACAGATTTTTTTATTGAAGGAAAACCTATAATAAGGGGGCATTGGAGTCCTTTTTATGATAATATTTGGCATAAGAAATTAAAGAAAATATTTCTAAAAATTATCAATAAAAAACAAAATACAGCTTATAAACATAGAAAAGGATTACAAAAATCTGCGGAGTTTTTAAATTTCGACAACTATTTTTTTACAGAACATACTCCTACATCAATTAGGAAATCTACATTAGATTCTTTTTTCAGTAAAAATAAAACGTTATTAAATTCAAATATTAAACATCGTTTTAGGAGTCCTAATCAATTTGTAATGCATTCTTTAGCAAATCATTTAGAAATAAAGAATAATACTTTTGTTTTAAAAAATGATTATCAATTAGTTTATTTTCAAAACTACAAGAAACCTTTTTGGTGGATAAAGAATAAACTTAAAAGAGCTGAGAAAGATCAAAATAAACTATTTCTATGTATGCAGAGCTTAGATCAATGTCCTGAAGAAAAACTAATTTATATAAAAAAATGGCTTCAAAATAAATACGAGTAA
- the mazG gene encoding nucleoside triphosphate pyrophosphohydrolase produces the protein MNSRKEQLAAFNRLLDIMDDLREKCPWDKKQTLESLRHLTIEETYELADAILENDLPEIKKELGDVLLHIVFYAKIGSEQKAFDIGDVANAICDKLIHRHPHIYGDVVAETEEDVKRNWEQLKLKEGNTSVLGGVPKSLPAVVKASRIQEKVKGVGFDWEKPEQVWEKVQEELTELNEEVKAGNKENTEKEFGDVLFSMINYARFIGVNPENALEKTNKKFINRFQFLEQEAKKEGKELADMSLTEMDVYWEKSKEFFR, from the coding sequence TTGAATAGCAGAAAAGAACAATTAGCCGCTTTTAATAGATTGTTAGATATTATGGATGATCTTCGTGAGAAGTGTCCGTGGGATAAAAAACAAACTTTAGAAAGTTTACGTCATCTTACTATTGAAGAAACGTATGAATTGGCAGATGCTATTTTAGAAAACGATTTACCAGAAATAAAAAAAGAATTAGGCGATGTGCTACTGCACATCGTCTTTTATGCTAAAATAGGAAGCGAACAAAAAGCTTTTGACATTGGTGATGTTGCTAATGCTATTTGCGACAAATTAATACACAGACATCCTCATATTTATGGTGACGTTGTTGCCGAAACGGAAGAAGATGTAAAACGTAATTGGGAACAATTAAAACTAAAGGAAGGAAACACATCTGTTTTAGGAGGTGTTCCTAAAAGTTTACCTGCTGTTGTAAAAGCAAGTAGAATTCAAGAAAAAGTAAAAGGAGTTGGTTTCGATTGGGAAAAACCTGAACAAGTTTGGGAAAAAGTACAAGAAGAACTCACTGAATTAAATGAAGAAGTAAAAGCAGGAAATAAAGAAAATACCGAAAAAGAATTTGGTGATGTTTTATTTTCTATGATTAACTACGCTCGTTTTATTGGTGTAAACCCAGAAAATGCTTTAGAAAAAACCAATAAGAAATTTATCAATCGTTTTCAGTTTCTAGAACAAGAAGCTAAAAAAGAAGGAAAAGAACTTGCAGATATGTCCTTAACTGAAATGGATGTCTATTGGGAAAAATCTAAAGAGTTTTTTAGGTAG
- the def gene encoding peptide deformylase: MILPIIAYGDPVLRKMAVEIDADYPNLEKLISNMKETMYNASGVGLAAPQIGKAIRLFIIDASPFAEDEDLSEKDREALKNFNKVFINAKILKEEGDEWAFNEGCLSIPDVREDVFRQPEITIEYQDEDFKTHTETLDGLAARVFQHEYDHIDGVLFTDKLSTLKKRLIKKKLENISKGKINADYRMRFPNAKKGK, encoded by the coding sequence ATGATATTACCAATTATTGCTTACGGAGATCCTGTTTTACGAAAAATGGCCGTAGAAATTGATGCCGATTATCCTAATTTAGAAAAATTGATTTCTAATATGAAAGAAACCATGTACAACGCTTCTGGTGTTGGTTTGGCAGCTCCTCAAATTGGTAAAGCAATTCGTTTATTTATTATTGATGCATCTCCTTTTGCAGAAGATGAAGATTTATCTGAAAAAGACAGAGAAGCTTTAAAAAACTTCAATAAAGTATTTATAAATGCTAAAATATTGAAAGAAGAAGGTGATGAATGGGCTTTTAACGAAGGTTGTTTAAGTATTCCAGATGTTAGAGAAGACGTTTTTCGTCAGCCAGAAATTACTATTGAATATCAAGATGAAGATTTTAAAACCCATACAGAAACCTTAGATGGTTTGGCTGCTAGAGTTTTTCAGCACGAGTACGATCATATAGATGGCGTTTTATTTACAGATAAACTATCTACTCTTAAAAAAAGATTGATAAAAAAGAAATTAGAAAATATTTCTAAAGGGAAAATTAATGCAGATTATAGAATGCGTTTCCCAAATGCTAAAAAAGGTAAATAA
- a CDS encoding glycosyltransferase family 2 protein, with the protein MTKITAIIPTLNEEFHIADAIKSVSFADEIIIIDSYSTDKTIEIAEKLHVKIIKRKFDDFSSQKNFAIDQATHSWIYILDADERVTPEVEKEILEAVKKPNDFVGFYVKRAFYFAQQKINYCGWQRDKVVRLFLKEHCKYSGVVHETISTKGELGFLKNKIDHYGYKNYNHFISKIHQYGELKAQELHANGKTVNAYHILVKPPFRVFSHFILRKGFLDGYPGLILSVTQGYAVLTRYIKLWLLNKGLKEG; encoded by the coding sequence ATGACAAAAATTACAGCAATTATTCCTACTTTAAATGAAGAATTTCATATTGCCGATGCTATTAAATCAGTAAGTTTTGCAGATGAAATTATTATTATAGATTCTTATAGTACAGATAAAACAATTGAAATAGCTGAAAAGTTACATGTAAAAATCATCAAGCGAAAGTTTGATGATTTTTCTTCTCAAAAGAACTTTGCAATTGACCAAGCAACACATAGCTGGATTTATATTTTAGATGCAGATGAAAGGGTAACTCCAGAAGTAGAAAAAGAAATTTTAGAGGCAGTTAAAAAACCGAATGATTTTGTGGGTTTCTATGTGAAAAGAGCTTTTTATTTTGCTCAACAGAAGATAAATTATTGTGGTTGGCAAAGAGATAAGGTTGTTCGTTTGTTTTTAAAGGAACATTGTAAATATTCTGGAGTTGTCCATGAAACTATTTCTACAAAAGGAGAATTAGGTTTTTTAAAAAATAAAATAGATCACTATGGATATAAAAATTATAACCATTTTATATCTAAAATTCATCAATATGGAGAATTAAAGGCACAAGAATTACATGCTAACGGTAAAACTGTAAATGCATATCACATTCTTGTAAAACCACCTTTTAGGGTTTTTAGTCATTTTATTTTGAGAAAAGGTTTTTTAGATGGTTATCCAGGATTGATACTTTCTGTAACTCAAGGGTATGCTGTTTTAACAAGGTATATTAAACTTTGGTTGTTAAATAAAGGATTAAAAGAGGGCTAA
- a CDS encoding glycosyltransferase family 2 protein, whose protein sequence is MILHFSLIIPVYNRPKEIEELLESLTKQDFSSDFEVLIIEDGSTDKSNLIIEKYKTELDLKYFFKENSGAGASRNFGMQNASGNYFIILDSDVIVPVQYLSEVKKTLETNFTDAFGGPDAAHKSFTSLQKAINYSMTSVLTTGGIRGKKQAVGKFQPRSFNLGLSKKAFEKTQGFSKMKNGEDIDLTFRLWESGCETQLIEKAFVYHKRRSTIQQFFKQTFGFGTARPILNKKYPETAKPTYWFPSLFIIGIDVSIILAFFGYNELLYFYGFYFLLIFLDSLVQNTNLYVAFLSMFTSLTQFLGYGLGFLESKFYPKKK, encoded by the coding sequence TTGATACTACATTTTTCTTTAATAATTCCAGTTTACAATCGTCCTAAAGAAATAGAGGAGTTGTTAGAAAGTCTTACAAAACAAGATTTTTCTAGTGATTTTGAAGTTTTAATTATAGAGGATGGTTCTACGGATAAAAGCAATTTAATTATTGAGAAGTATAAAACTGAATTAGATTTAAAATACTTTTTTAAAGAAAACAGTGGAGCAGGAGCGAGCCGTAATTTCGGTATGCAAAATGCTTCAGGTAATTATTTTATCATTTTAGATTCAGATGTAATTGTACCAGTACAGTATTTATCCGAAGTAAAAAAAACGTTAGAGACTAATTTTACTGATGCTTTCGGAGGACCAGATGCAGCACATAAAAGCTTTACATCCTTACAAAAAGCCATAAATTATTCTATGACTTCTGTGTTAACTACTGGCGGAATTCGGGGTAAAAAACAAGCGGTTGGTAAATTTCAACCAAGAAGTTTTAATTTAGGTTTATCAAAAAAGGCATTCGAAAAAACACAAGGTTTTTCTAAAATGAAAAATGGAGAAGATATCGATTTAACCTTCCGACTTTGGGAAAGCGGTTGTGAAACTCAATTGATAGAAAAAGCTTTTGTGTACCATAAAAGAAGAAGTACAATTCAGCAATTTTTTAAACAGACTTTTGGTTTCGGAACTGCAAGACCCATACTGAATAAAAAATATCCGGAAACAGCAAAACCAACCTATTGGTTTCCTTCTTTGTTTATTATAGGAATTGATGTGAGTATCATTTTAGCTTTCTTTGGCTACAATGAATTACTCTATTTTTACGGATTTTATTTTTTGCTAATATTCCTTGATTCTTTAGTGCAGAATACCAATTTGTATGTCGCTTTTTTAAGTATGTTTACTTCTTTAACCCAGTTTTTAGGATATGGTTTAGGGTTTTTAGAATCGAAATTTTATCCGAAGAAAAAATAA
- a CDS encoding 2,3,4,5-tetrahydropyridine-2,6-dicarboxylate N-succinyltransferase — MKEIRKIIESAWDNRELLKEENTINTIRKVVDLLDKGELRVAEPVDGGWQVNEWVKKAVVLYFPIQKMETLEAGIFEYHDKMPLKTDYAAQGVRVVPGASARKGSYLSPGTILMPSYVNIGAYVDEGTMVDTWATVGSCAQIGKNVHLSGGVGIGGVLEPLQAAPVIIEDGVFIGSRCIVVEGVRVEKEAVLGANVVLTMSTKIIDVTGDVPVETKGVVPARSVVIPGSYTKKFPAGEFNVPCALIIGKRKESTNKKTSLNDALREYDVAV, encoded by the coding sequence ATGAAAGAAATTAGAAAAATCATAGAGTCAGCTTGGGATAACCGCGAGTTGTTAAAAGAAGAAAATACAATTAACACAATTAGAAAAGTTGTTGATTTATTAGATAAAGGAGAATTAAGAGTTGCAGAGCCTGTTGATGGTGGATGGCAAGTAAATGAGTGGGTAAAAAAAGCAGTAGTTTTATATTTCCCTATTCAGAAAATGGAAACTTTAGAAGCAGGTATTTTCGAATACCACGATAAAATGCCTTTAAAAACAGATTATGCAGCACAAGGAGTTCGTGTGGTTCCTGGAGCATCTGCTCGTAAAGGATCTTACCTTTCACCAGGTACTATTTTAATGCCAAGTTATGTTAATATTGGTGCGTATGTAGATGAAGGTACTATGGTAGATACTTGGGCTACAGTTGGTTCTTGTGCACAAATTGGTAAAAATGTTCACCTTTCTGGTGGAGTAGGTATTGGTGGTGTTTTAGAACCATTACAAGCAGCACCTGTAATTATAGAAGACGGCGTTTTTATTGGTTCTAGATGTATTGTTGTAGAAGGTGTAAGAGTAGAAAAAGAAGCGGTTTTAGGTGCAAATGTTGTATTAACAATGAGTACTAAAATTATTGATGTTACTGGTGATGTACCTGTTGAAACTAAAGGAGTAGTGCCTGCACGTTCTGTAGTGATTCCAGGGAGTTATACTAAGAAATTTCCTGCAGGAGAGTTCAATGTACCTTGTGCATTAATTATTGGAAAAAGAAAAGAAAGTACAAATAAAAAGACTTCTTTAAACGATGCGTTACGTGAATATGATGTAGCAGTTTAA